In Acaryochloris marina S15, a single genomic region encodes these proteins:
- a CDS encoding ABC transporter ATP-binding protein: protein MTDPILEIRNLQVQFQTEGQTVNAVNNVSLTVHRGQTLGIVGESGSGKSVTSLSVMRLVPTPPGKIVQGEIRFHDSSSSENDVKSVDLLQLPMNAMQAYRGSQISMIFQEPMSSLNPVYTCGFQIVEALRLHEDLSVSAARRRAISLLQEVKLIPSDQELQHIVLDSANPENASPDDAEIQKQINRQKRSYLDRYPHQMSGGQIQRVMIAMAIASNPAILIADEPTTALDVTVQATILDLLRELRDRRQMSIIFVTHDLGIVAELADTVAVMYQGKVVETGSAQEIFNNPQHPYTRGLLACRPRPDQRLKRLPTVADFMAAETPEAGISPSIDQTIEDSPVSLADAAPEISALEMQGRLETLTQQKPLLSVKNLQVFFPVKGMFGKTARYVTAVNDVSFDVYPGETLGLVGESGCGKTTLGRTLVRLIKPTSGSIQFADRDITHLKGRNLRKLRQNLQIIFQDPYSSLDPRMNVGAAIMEPMRIAGGLTERISAQQGGNTPRDRTAYLLERVGLKSSDMNRYPHEFSGGQRQRICIARALALNPKFVICDESVSALDVSVQAQVLNLLKELQREFDLTYIFISHDLSVVKFMSDRIMVMNRGKLEEIGPADQIYHHPDAEYTRKLIASIPVGLPTQRKSA, encoded by the coding sequence ATGACTGACCCAATTCTTGAGATCCGGAATCTGCAGGTACAATTCCAGACCGAAGGACAAACTGTCAATGCAGTGAATAACGTCTCCTTGACGGTGCATCGAGGCCAAACCCTAGGGATTGTTGGAGAATCGGGTTCAGGCAAGTCAGTCACTTCGTTGTCAGTGATGCGGTTAGTCCCCACTCCGCCAGGCAAGATAGTCCAAGGTGAAATTCGGTTCCATGACTCCTCATCTTCCGAGAATGACGTTAAATCAGTGGATTTGCTGCAACTCCCCATGAATGCCATGCAGGCCTATCGGGGTAGTCAAATTTCTATGATTTTTCAAGAGCCCATGAGCTCCCTCAATCCGGTGTATACCTGCGGGTTTCAGATTGTAGAAGCCTTGCGCTTGCATGAAGATTTGTCCGTATCAGCGGCACGGCGACGAGCTATTTCTCTTCTTCAAGAGGTGAAGCTTATTCCGTCTGATCAAGAATTGCAGCACATCGTATTGGATTCAGCTAACCCAGAGAATGCTTCTCCCGACGATGCAGAGATACAGAAGCAGATCAACCGCCAAAAGCGCTCTTATTTGGATCGGTATCCTCATCAAATGTCAGGAGGACAAATTCAGCGAGTGATGATTGCCATGGCCATTGCGTCTAACCCAGCAATTCTGATTGCGGATGAACCCACAACGGCTTTGGATGTAACGGTACAGGCGACGATTTTGGATTTGCTGCGAGAACTTCGCGATCGCAGACAAATGTCGATTATTTTCGTCACCCATGACTTAGGAATTGTGGCTGAACTGGCTGATACGGTGGCTGTTATGTATCAAGGCAAGGTGGTGGAAACAGGGTCTGCTCAAGAGATCTTCAATAATCCCCAGCATCCTTATACTCGGGGACTTCTTGCTTGTCGCCCTCGCCCCGATCAGAGACTGAAACGTTTGCCAACCGTTGCTGATTTTATGGCAGCTGAAACTCCAGAGGCTGGAATTTCTCCATCAATAGATCAAACGATTGAAGATTCACCTGTTTCTCTGGCTGATGCTGCTCCAGAAATTTCTGCATTGGAGATGCAGGGACGACTAGAAACCTTGACTCAACAAAAACCCTTACTGAGTGTCAAAAATCTTCAGGTGTTTTTCCCTGTGAAGGGGATGTTTGGTAAAACAGCTCGCTATGTCACAGCCGTTAATGATGTTTCTTTTGATGTCTATCCAGGGGAAACCTTGGGATTGGTTGGAGAGTCTGGATGTGGCAAGACCACGCTAGGTCGCACGCTAGTGCGGCTGATTAAGCCCACTAGCGGCAGTATCCAGTTTGCAGATCGAGATATTACCCACCTCAAGGGTCGCAACCTGCGAAAACTGCGACAAAATTTGCAAATTATTTTCCAAGATCCTTATAGCTCTTTGGATCCACGTATGAATGTAGGGGCGGCGATTATGGAGCCTATGCGAATTGCGGGGGGGCTCACGGAGCGGATTTCTGCTCAACAAGGGGGCAATACACCGCGCGATCGCACAGCGTATCTCCTAGAACGGGTCGGTCTTAAATCCAGTGACATGAACCGCTATCCCCATGAATTCTCTGGTGGGCAACGACAGCGTATCTGTATTGCTCGGGCATTGGCGTTAAACCCCAAATTTGTTATTTGTGATGAATCCGTTTCAGCATTGGATGTTTCAGTCCAGGCTCAGGTGCTTAACTTACTGAAAGAGCTCCAACGGGAATTTGATCTGACCTATATTTTCATTTCTCATGATTTGAGTGTGGTGAAATTTATGAGCGATCGCATTATGGTGATGAATCGTGGCAAACTCGAAGAAATTGGCCCAGCCGACCAGATCTACCATCATCCTGACGCTGAATATACTCGTAAACTAATCGCTTCCATTCCAGTCGGACTTCCCACCCAACGAAAATCCGCCTAA
- a CDS encoding ferredoxin family protein, whose translation MAHTIVTDVCEGIADCVDACPVACIHEGPGKNVIGTDWYWIDFSTCIDCGICQQVCPVDGAILAEERSDLQKTPS comes from the coding sequence GTGGCTCATACTATTGTTACTGACGTTTGTGAAGGCATTGCGGATTGCGTCGATGCCTGTCCTGTGGCATGTATCCACGAAGGTCCAGGGAAAAACGTGATTGGTACAGACTGGTATTGGATTGATTTCTCAACCTGTATTGATTGTGGAATTTGTCAGCAAGTTTGCCCTGTAGATGGTGCCATCCTGGCTGAAGAACGGTCTGATCTGCAAAAAACCCCTTCTTAA
- a CDS encoding ABC transporter ATP-binding protein, protein MMDSVTPASNRELLLQVENVFAGYVPGLDILQGINLKLFAGEIIAIIGPNGAGKSTLAKAICGLLSPNTGSILWRGENIGGRKPNEIVTQGVCYVPQLANVFRSLTVEENLEMGAFIRDVPLGELKSKIYTTFPKLADRRRQQAGTLSGGERQMLAMGRAMMLEPGLLILDEPSAALSPILVDDILAKIREINAEGTSVILVEQNARKALAMADRGYVLDSGRDRFEGPGPQLLDDPKVGALYLGGHSSTES, encoded by the coding sequence ATGATGGATTCTGTGACGCCAGCTTCAAATCGAGAGTTGCTGTTGCAAGTTGAGAATGTTTTTGCCGGGTATGTTCCTGGCTTAGATATTTTGCAGGGGATCAATCTCAAGCTGTTTGCCGGAGAAATCATTGCGATTATTGGCCCAAATGGTGCAGGAAAATCAACCTTAGCCAAGGCAATCTGTGGTTTGTTATCCCCGAATACCGGCTCTATTCTATGGCGTGGGGAAAATATTGGTGGGCGTAAACCGAATGAAATTGTTACCCAAGGAGTTTGCTATGTTCCACAGCTAGCCAATGTTTTCCGCTCGCTTACGGTAGAAGAGAACCTAGAGATGGGGGCTTTTATTCGAGATGTTCCTTTAGGGGAACTGAAGTCCAAAATCTATACCACCTTCCCGAAATTAGCTGACCGTCGTCGTCAACAAGCTGGGACTCTTTCAGGAGGAGAACGACAAATGCTGGCCATGGGCAGAGCAATGATGCTGGAACCAGGGTTATTAATTCTAGATGAGCCTTCGGCTGCCCTTTCACCCATTTTAGTGGATGACATCTTAGCCAAAATTCGTGAGATTAATGCCGAAGGAACTTCAGTTATTTTAGTTGAACAGAATGCCCGTAAGGCCCTAGCGATGGCTGATCGAGGTTATGTCCTTGATTCAGGCCGAGATCGCTTTGAAGGGCCAGGTCCACAACTATTAGATGATCCAAAAGTAGGTGCACTGTATCTAGGCGGACATTCATCTACCGAAAGTTAG
- a CDS encoding thylakoid membrane photosystem I accumulation factor produces MIFGVGIRPSWRRIGQRFMSGLVLVLFLFGFGMGMSQDAIAGINDDEFDGNIFILYASNAALVPPKVNLAAAMKKEMPTLIMFYSDDSQECKQNALVLTQLQAEYRRQLNFMPMMVDAINTRRDYEPTEAQYYYNGQFVPQFVLVDATGQTILNQNGKMKFESLDEPIRDLLELEPRTEPLVLDRPLFSPSPSADQTFFGEALRGMQDTVPEE; encoded by the coding sequence ATGATTTTTGGCGTAGGTATTCGTCCAAGCTGGCGTCGTATCGGTCAACGTTTTATGAGTGGGTTGGTCCTAGTTTTGTTCCTGTTTGGATTTGGGATGGGAATGTCTCAAGATGCGATCGCAGGTATTAACGACGATGAATTCGATGGCAATATCTTTATCCTGTATGCCAGTAATGCTGCATTGGTTCCACCAAAAGTAAACTTAGCAGCGGCAATGAAGAAGGAAATGCCCACCCTAATCATGTTTTATTCAGACGATAGTCAGGAATGCAAACAAAATGCCTTGGTGTTGACCCAGCTACAGGCCGAATATAGACGTCAACTCAACTTTATGCCCATGATGGTAGATGCCATTAATACTCGACGGGACTACGAGCCTACTGAGGCTCAGTATTATTACAACGGGCAATTTGTTCCTCAATTTGTGCTGGTCGATGCGACCGGCCAGACTATCTTGAACCAAAATGGCAAGATGAAATTTGAATCATTGGATGAGCCGATTAGAGATTTATTGGAATTAGAACCTAGAACAGAGCCTCTTGTTTTAGATCGTCCTTTATTTTCGCCATCCCCTTCAGCAGATCAAACCTTCTTTGGTGAAGCCTTAAGAGGAATGCAAGACACTGTGCCAGAAGAATGA
- a CDS encoding 2-phosphosulfolactate phosphatase family protein — protein MKLFVYHTPEEIPNNRLPGCAVVIDVLRASSTIAAAINAGAEAVRVFSEIEPLLEASEAVEEDKRIRAGERGGRKVKSCEFGNSPLAFTPENTAGRRLFLSTTNGTRCSESVRNASKVIMASLTNRQAVVNYLATKNPGTVWLVASGWEGSYSLEDTVCAGAIIDGILASGKTPLSKLAGNDEAIAAVSLFRQWQDQLPELLASASHGQRLLKMRGKADVNYCSQLDVLDTLPIQKGLGTFVQRKPGVIEKTCEFLGRLVGRKPVNVPAVANPEVEALAPEAKEAKTAEKKSSKSKKVAPKVGEQDEKPKADVKAKGKDKPAPKAEAKPKAKGPAAKSLTAGTSKAKPKTEAKPKAKAEVKPTPKAAASQAKPESKAPTTPAPKITSAPAPAPKVDTKAVGEKSTPVAKVESKGGEDKPKEQVKEPDTSTATSEPKVENPEDKASKSADSTTPKTPKVDSKEIAEKGEALLNDVKGLWGKMTKTKPGYERIPTKKDQ, from the coding sequence GTGAAATTATTCGTTTACCATACCCCCGAAGAGATTCCCAATAATCGTCTCCCTGGCTGTGCCGTCGTCATCGACGTATTGCGAGCCAGCAGCACCATTGCCGCCGCCATTAACGCAGGCGCAGAAGCGGTCAGAGTTTTTAGTGAAATTGAACCCTTACTAGAAGCCAGTGAAGCTGTAGAAGAAGACAAACGGATCCGGGCAGGTGAACGAGGCGGTCGGAAAGTAAAATCCTGTGAATTTGGCAACTCTCCCTTAGCATTTACCCCAGAGAACACCGCAGGCCGTCGGTTATTTTTGAGTACAACGAACGGGACCCGTTGTTCAGAGAGCGTCCGTAATGCCTCAAAAGTGATCATGGCCTCCTTGACCAACCGTCAGGCCGTCGTCAACTATCTAGCCACCAAGAACCCTGGGACCGTTTGGCTAGTAGCTTCCGGTTGGGAAGGGAGTTATTCCCTCGAAGATACCGTCTGTGCAGGCGCAATTATTGATGGCATCTTAGCCAGCGGCAAGACCCCGTTGAGCAAACTAGCGGGGAATGACGAAGCCATCGCCGCCGTCTCATTATTTCGGCAGTGGCAAGACCAGTTACCCGAATTGTTGGCCAGTGCCAGTCATGGTCAGCGGTTATTGAAGATGCGGGGCAAAGCAGACGTTAATTATTGCTCTCAGCTAGACGTATTGGACACCTTACCGATTCAAAAAGGCCTGGGAACATTTGTTCAGCGTAAGCCAGGTGTCATTGAGAAGACCTGTGAATTCTTAGGACGCTTAGTGGGTCGTAAGCCCGTCAACGTGCCAGCAGTAGCAAATCCAGAAGTGGAAGCTCTTGCTCCTGAGGCAAAAGAAGCAAAGACAGCAGAGAAGAAGAGCTCGAAGTCGAAGAAGGTAGCTCCTAAAGTAGGCGAGCAAGACGAAAAGCCAAAAGCAGACGTTAAAGCCAAGGGTAAGGATAAGCCAGCGCCGAAAGCAGAGGCCAAGCCCAAAGCCAAGGGACCTGCGGCAAAGTCTCTCACGGCTGGGACATCTAAGGCAAAACCTAAGACAGAAGCGAAGCCAAAAGCTAAAGCAGAGGTGAAGCCCACACCTAAGGCAGCAGCTTCTCAGGCAAAGCCAGAATCTAAAGCCCCAACGACTCCTGCTCCTAAAATCACGTCAGCACCAGCACCAGCACCGAAGGTCGATACAAAGGCAGTGGGTGAGAAGTCTACACCTGTGGCTAAGGTAGAGTCGAAGGGCGGTGAGGATAAGCCGAAGGAACAAGTTAAAGAGCCAGATACATCTACAGCAACTTCTGAGCCTAAAGTAGAGAATCCTGAAGATAAGGCATCTAAATCTGCAGACTCGACAACACCAAAGACACCCAAGGTTGACTCCAAGGAGATAGCAGAGAAGGGGGAAGCACTGCTCAATGATGTGAAGGGTCTATGGGGAAAAATGACGAAGACTAAGCCTGGGTATGAGCGCATCCCGACTAAAAAAGATCAGTAA
- a CDS encoding high light inducible protein codes for MTAFARGRRGGKAAAVQNELPTSVLSNFENQWWAGNVRMTDLSGMLLGAHQCHAALMSVVPGAFIVQEVARYQPGIPLSEQSMVFMPHLAALGVGVGAGGEIVDTYPFFVIGVLHFFIAAVCCAAGLYHTFRGEARLSDCPEGSTSAGFHYEWEDFESTSYILGYHLLFIGVACLIFAGNAAYGTGMYDINTETVHQISPNLNPARLIGYLFGFTPNGWSGAGMAAVDNMEDVIGGHFLVGALDVAGAIFHIVYRQATPIFNKRPVFSPANGGWTTSEGILNGEVILSWSVAAVGFMGISSSIFIKYCDVAYPPIFHGVDRGGAAALQLILGLLWMVGGGLWHGLRGEKLHALTK; via the coding sequence GTGACAGCATTCGCAAGAGGAAGAAGAGGCGGTAAGGCAGCCGCCGTTCAGAACGAATTACCGACATCCGTATTAAGCAACTTTGAGAACCAATGGTGGGCCGGCAACGTCCGGATGACCGACCTATCAGGGATGCTCTTGGGAGCCCATCAGTGCCACGCAGCCTTGATGAGTGTTGTCCCAGGCGCCTTCATCGTTCAAGAAGTCGCCCGCTATCAGCCCGGCATTCCCCTATCAGAGCAGAGCATGGTATTCATGCCCCACCTCGCCGCCCTTGGGGTTGGCGTTGGTGCCGGTGGAGAGATCGTCGACACCTACCCCTTCTTCGTGATTGGGGTCCTGCACTTTTTCATCGCCGCCGTATGTTGTGCAGCCGGTTTGTATCACACCTTCCGAGGAGAAGCTCGTCTGAGCGACTGTCCCGAAGGCAGCACCTCCGCTGGCTTCCACTATGAGTGGGAAGACTTTGAGAGCACCTCCTACATTCTGGGTTATCACCTACTCTTCATCGGAGTTGCGTGCTTAATCTTCGCCGGCAACGCCGCCTACGGCACCGGAATGTATGACATCAACACTGAAACCGTTCATCAAATTAGCCCTAACCTGAATCCTGCTCGCCTGATTGGCTATCTGTTCGGATTCACCCCCAACGGCTGGAGCGGAGCCGGCATGGCCGCAGTCGACAACATGGAAGACGTCATCGGTGGACACTTCCTCGTTGGCGCCCTAGACGTAGCCGGTGCAATTTTCCACATCGTCTATCGTCAAGCTACCCCCATCTTCAACAAGCGTCCCGTCTTCTCACCCGCAAATGGTGGTTGGACCACCTCCGAAGGAATCCTCAATGGCGAGGTCATTCTTTCCTGGAGCGTCGCTGCAGTTGGATTCATGGGCATTAGCTCCTCCATCTTCATCAAATATTGCGATGTAGCCTACCCTCCCATCTTTCATGGAGTAGACCGTGGAGGTGCAGCCGCCCTTCAACTGATTCTTGGACTTCTTTGGATGGTTGGCGGTGGCCTTTGGCATGGCCTGCGTGGAGAGAAACTACACGCCCTTACCAAATAA
- a CDS encoding chlorophyll a/b binding light-harvesting protein translates to MQTYGQPDVEYGWWASNSRYTDYSGQFIAAHNGQIGSMAFWAGSFTIYELSRFNPDLPVYQQNLVCLPQLARAGWGVAAGGAIVDTYPYFAIGMIHLIAAAVFGAGALYGVTKGPKILSESEFAGARRFHFEWDDFETQGRILGHHLIFLGAACLLFATWACTHGIYDPVAGEVRAITPNLNLVRFFKYGWATPGFNPYFVNNLEDVIGGHFFVASLYVFGGIFHILVKPWPYTDRLYIKNGEALLGYALAGLAFAGFNAAYFCSVNDVVFPVELFGPVLEAKLNVTPYFAETLDPSQGGHTTRFWISNFHYYWAFYCLQGHLFHALRSYGFDFRRIPQALASLTPETN, encoded by the coding sequence ATGCAAACTTATGGACAACCTGACGTTGAGTACGGCTGGTGGGCGTCGAACTCCCGCTATACCGACTACAGCGGCCAATTTATAGCTGCTCATAATGGCCAAATCGGCTCCATGGCTTTTTGGGCTGGTTCATTCACCATTTACGAATTAAGTCGATTTAATCCAGACTTACCTGTTTATCAGCAAAATCTAGTTTGTCTTCCTCAGTTAGCCCGCGCTGGTTGGGGTGTTGCTGCTGGAGGCGCCATTGTAGATACCTATCCCTACTTTGCAATTGGCATGATTCACCTGATTGCAGCGGCAGTCTTTGGTGCTGGTGCTCTTTATGGGGTTACCAAAGGTCCCAAGATTTTATCCGAAAGCGAATTTGCTGGAGCTCGAAGATTCCATTTTGAGTGGGATGACTTTGAAACTCAGGGACGTATCCTGGGCCACCATCTCATCTTTTTAGGCGCAGCATGCCTATTGTTTGCGACTTGGGCATGTACCCATGGGATTTATGATCCTGTCGCCGGAGAGGTCCGTGCAATCACTCCGAACCTCAATTTAGTCAGATTCTTCAAGTATGGTTGGGCAACTCCTGGCTTTAACCCTTACTTCGTTAATAACCTTGAAGATGTGATTGGCGGTCATTTCTTTGTCGCGTCACTCTATGTCTTTGGTGGTATCTTCCACATTCTTGTTAAGCCTTGGCCATATACCGATCGCTTATACATCAAGAATGGCGAAGCATTGTTAGGGTATGCTTTAGCGGGTCTAGCTTTTGCTGGCTTTAATGCAGCGTATTTCTGCTCTGTAAATGACGTTGTATTTCCTGTAGAGCTGTTTGGCCCCGTTTTGGAAGCCAAATTGAATGTCACGCCTTACTTTGCAGAAACTTTAGATCCTTCTCAGGGCGGACATACAACTCGTTTCTGGATTTCTAATTTCCACTACTATTGGGCTTTTTATTGCCTCCAGGGCCACTTATTCCATGCTCTTCGCTCCTATGGATTCGACTTCCGTCGCATTCCTCAAGCATTAGCAAGCTTAACTCCCGAAACAAACTAA
- a CDS encoding NADH dehydrogenase subunit K: protein MQDQQIINPISQSQIPQELSENVILSSMSDLYDWARLSSLWPLMYGTACCFIEIAAMIGSRFDFDRFGLVPRSSPRQADLIITAGTVTMKMAPALVRLYEQMPDPKYVIAMGACTITGGMFSSDSTTAVRGVDKLIPVDVYLPGCPPRPEAVMDAIVKLRKKIANEDVRERGNLMQTHRYYSTTHQMKVVPPIHTGVYLEAVARKSPAAALSAGVGEDMTPTLVAEAEKEEA, encoded by the coding sequence ATGCAGGACCAACAGATAATCAATCCAATTTCTCAATCTCAGATCCCTCAAGAGCTGTCTGAGAATGTGATTTTGTCTTCCATGAGTGATCTCTACGATTGGGCAAGACTCTCTAGCCTCTGGCCCTTGATGTATGGAACTGCTTGCTGCTTTATTGAAATTGCAGCCATGATTGGCTCTCGATTCGATTTTGATCGATTTGGTCTGGTACCCCGGTCTAGTCCTCGGCAGGCTGACCTAATCATTACGGCAGGAACCGTAACCATGAAAATGGCACCTGCACTAGTTCGGCTTTATGAACAAATGCCTGATCCAAAATATGTGATTGCTATGGGTGCATGCACCATTACAGGCGGCATGTTCAGCAGTGATTCTACAACTGCTGTACGAGGGGTCGACAAGCTTATTCCTGTGGACGTCTACTTACCTGGCTGCCCACCTCGCCCGGAAGCCGTCATGGATGCCATTGTTAAGCTGCGTAAGAAAATCGCCAATGAGGATGTGCGTGAGCGAGGCAATCTGATGCAGACCCACCGCTATTACAGCACAACCCACCAGATGAAGGTGGTTCCCCCCATTCATACAGGTGTTTATCTGGAAGCTGTTGCTCGTAAGTCTCCTGCTGCAGCTTTGAGTGCAGGTGTAGGCGAAGATATGACACCAACCTTAGTGGCTGAAGCTGAAAAAGAAGAAGCGTAA
- the pheS gene encoding phenylalanine--tRNA ligase subunit alpha — translation MTSDLETQLQQLRKEAEAAIISSDTLDALETLRVSYLGKKGQLSQILKGMGKLDASERPRIGGLANQVKEALQQGLEKKKSDLNQAAIAVQLAAETLDVTMPGAYVPQGHVHPLNSTIDKALDIFVGLGYTIAQGPEMETDYYNFEALNTPPDHPARDMQDTFYLPDGNLLRTHTSAVQIHHMEDHEPPIRIAAPGRCYRRDTEDATHAAVFHQIEILAVDKGLTFTDLKGTIKVFIEQMFGDVPIRFRASYFPFTEPSAEVDVQWKGRWLEVLGCGMVDPNVLKNVGYDPEVYTGFAAGFGVERFAMVLHQIDDIRRLYTSDLRFLRQF, via the coding sequence ATGACCAGTGACCTGGAAACTCAGTTGCAGCAGCTTCGGAAAGAGGCAGAAGCTGCAATTATTTCTTCTGACACCCTCGATGCTTTAGAAACGCTTCGGGTTAGCTACCTTGGCAAGAAAGGTCAGCTTTCTCAAATCCTTAAGGGGATGGGCAAACTAGATGCATCGGAACGGCCCAGGATTGGGGGACTAGCTAACCAGGTCAAGGAAGCATTACAACAGGGATTAGAAAAGAAAAAATCTGATCTAAATCAAGCAGCCATTGCGGTTCAACTTGCAGCAGAAACCTTAGATGTGACCATGCCGGGAGCCTACGTTCCTCAAGGGCATGTTCATCCTCTAAATAGCACTATTGATAAAGCATTGGATATCTTTGTGGGCTTGGGGTATACCATTGCCCAAGGTCCAGAGATGGAAACAGACTATTACAATTTCGAAGCCCTGAATACGCCGCCCGATCACCCGGCACGGGATATGCAGGATACGTTTTATCTGCCAGATGGCAATCTGCTGCGCACCCATACTTCTGCGGTTCAAATTCACCATATGGAAGACCATGAACCGCCCATTCGAATTGCGGCTCCTGGGCGCTGTTATCGTCGGGATACGGAAGATGCTACCCATGCTGCAGTGTTTCATCAAATTGAGATTTTAGCGGTTGATAAGGGGCTTACCTTTACGGATCTCAAAGGCACCATCAAAGTCTTTATTGAACAGATGTTTGGAGATGTACCTATTCGGTTTCGAGCTAGCTATTTCCCCTTTACGGAACCCTCTGCTGAGGTCGACGTGCAGTGGAAAGGCCGATGGCTAGAAGTCTTAGGTTGCGGCATGGTTGATCCCAATGTCCTGAAAAACGTGGGCTACGATCCTGAGGTCTATACTGGGTTCGCTGCAGGTTTCGGGGTGGAGCGATTTGCGATGGTCCTTCACCAAATTGATGATATTCGACGGTTATATACCAGCGATTTGCGTTTTTTACGCCAATTCTAG
- the dusB gene encoding tRNA dihydrouridine synthase DusB, with product MPAPSIDPAQLRTDLSTPLKIGPFAVNSRVLQSPLSGVTDLVFRRLVRRYAPESMLYTEMVHASQVCHARDLSKVMDVDLDEQPISVQLFDCRPHFLAEAAQMAVQEGADTIDLNMGCPVNKITKKGGGSSLLRDPETAEAIVRAVVAAVEVPVTVKTRIGWKEDEINILEFAQRMQDAGAQMITVHGRTRAQGYNGPAQWQWIKQVKERLSIPVIANGDIVSVESAIACLETTGADGVMCSRGTLGYPYLVGEIDYFLKTGQKKAPPTIIERLQCAQEHLQGLWEYKGIKGIHQARKHMTWYVKGFVGAAELRDRLCRINSVEEGLELLDQAIDGNPTPQA from the coding sequence ATGCCTGCGCCCTCCATTGACCCAGCACAACTCAGGACTGATTTATCCACCCCTTTGAAGATCGGTCCCTTTGCGGTTAACAGTCGGGTATTGCAGTCGCCCTTATCTGGCGTCACGGATTTGGTCTTTCGTCGCTTGGTGCGACGCTATGCCCCCGAATCGATGCTCTACACAGAAATGGTTCATGCCAGCCAGGTCTGCCATGCCCGTGACCTCTCCAAAGTTATGGACGTGGATTTGGATGAGCAGCCGATTAGTGTACAGCTGTTTGATTGCCGTCCCCATTTTCTAGCGGAAGCCGCCCAAATGGCAGTCCAGGAAGGGGCAGATACCATTGATTTGAATATGGGCTGTCCCGTCAATAAAATTACTAAAAAAGGTGGCGGATCTTCGCTTTTGCGAGATCCAGAAACCGCAGAAGCCATCGTTCGGGCAGTTGTAGCTGCTGTTGAGGTGCCCGTGACAGTTAAAACTCGCATTGGCTGGAAGGAGGACGAAATCAATATCCTAGAGTTCGCCCAACGCATGCAGGATGCGGGTGCTCAGATGATTACAGTGCACGGTCGGACACGAGCCCAGGGCTACAATGGTCCCGCTCAGTGGCAGTGGATCAAACAAGTAAAAGAACGACTGTCGATTCCAGTCATTGCCAATGGCGATATTGTGTCTGTGGAGTCGGCGATTGCCTGTCTAGAGACGACAGGGGCAGATGGTGTGATGTGTTCGCGAGGGACATTGGGCTATCCCTATTTGGTGGGAGAGATAGATTATTTCCTCAAAACAGGACAGAAAAAGGCCCCACCTACTATTATTGAGCGCTTGCAATGTGCGCAGGAGCATTTGCAAGGGCTGTGGGAATATAAAGGCATCAAAGGCATTCACCAAGCTCGAAAACATATGACTTGGTACGTAAAGGGGTTTGTTGGTGCTGCCGAATTGCGAGATCGACTCTGTCGGATCAATAGCGTCGAAGAAGGTCTAGAGTTGCTTGACCAAGCCATAGACGGTAATCCCACCCCGCAGGCTTAA